In Polaromonas sp. JS666, one genomic interval encodes:
- a CDS encoding formyltransferase family protein, whose protein sequence is MKCALVGSRFFAASVFEALRKEEGIEFTSIVAPAVDDRLALAAQAAGVAVHVLENPRFVPGNAIAEGTDLIIAAHTHARVSDEALARSRLGGVGYHPSLLPRHRGIAAVEWTILEGDPIAGGSIYHLADGWDAGAIAAQDWCFVAKGETARELWERALAPMGLALLRKVVHHARMQGSVPAYPQDPGFATKAPMIRKSVVLTEEVSSTTTSLVVSIVGADRHGIVSSLAERAERFGANWAASRMTKLANEFAGTVHFEVPPENADALAAALRGLESSGLQVVIARSDGARVPTSLRVVELELVGEDRVGIVSKLTKILAERAISIESIHTEIIRSGVSGKQTFKIEAHLLVPAALSVDALRQELGTLAREMMVDIALGERQNPAQ, encoded by the coding sequence ATGAAATGTGCATTGGTGGGGTCCCGTTTTTTCGCTGCTTCGGTGTTTGAGGCGCTACGCAAGGAAGAAGGCATCGAGTTCACCAGCATCGTCGCTCCCGCTGTGGACGATCGGCTGGCGCTGGCTGCGCAGGCGGCCGGCGTCGCGGTGCATGTGCTTGAGAACCCCAGGTTCGTGCCGGGCAACGCGATTGCCGAGGGCACCGACCTCATCATCGCCGCGCACACGCACGCACGGGTGAGCGACGAGGCGCTCGCGCGTTCGCGCCTGGGCGGCGTCGGTTATCACCCCTCGCTGCTGCCCCGGCATCGTGGCATCGCCGCCGTCGAATGGACGATTCTGGAAGGCGACCCGATCGCTGGTGGCTCGATCTATCACCTGGCCGACGGGTGGGACGCGGGCGCCATCGCCGCCCAGGACTGGTGCTTTGTCGCCAAGGGCGAGACGGCGCGCGAATTATGGGAGCGCGCTCTGGCGCCGATGGGTCTGGCCCTTTTGCGCAAGGTGGTTCATCACGCCCGCATGCAGGGTTCCGTTCCCGCCTACCCGCAAGATCCGGGCTTTGCCACCAAGGCCCCCATGATCCGCAAGTCGGTCGTGTTGACCGAGGAGGTCTCCTCGACGACCACCTCGCTTGTCGTCTCTATCGTGGGGGCTGACCGCCATGGCATCGTGAGCTCGCTGGCCGAACGGGCGGAGCGTTTCGGTGCCAACTGGGCGGCGAGCCGCATGACAAAACTGGCCAATGAATTTGCCGGCACGGTTCACTTCGAGGTGCCGCCCGAGAACGCGGACGCACTGGCGGCCGCGCTGCGCGGACTCGAGTCCAGCGGCTTGCAGGTGGTCATTGCCCGGAGCGACGGCGCCAGGGTGCCCACCTCGCTGCGCGTGGTTGAGCTTGAGCTGGTCGGCGAGGATCGGGTCGGCATCGTCAGCAAGCTGACGAAGATACTGGCCGAGCGCGCCATCAGCATCGAGAGCATTCATACCGAAATCATCCGCAGCGGCGTGTCCGGCAAACAGACCTTCAAGATCGAAGCGCACTTGCTGGTGCCTGCCGCCCTGTCC
- a CDS encoding aminotransferase class V-fold PLP-dependent enzyme, producing MPGLLPNVDPDGLLEFSVVYTDRALNHMSRSFQGVMTDISSILKEVYNAPSAVLVPGSGTYGMEAVARQFATGKQVLVIRNGWFSYRWTQIFDMGSIPASSTVLKAHQTGPGAQAPWAPAPIAEVQATIAKEKPAVVFAPHVETASGMILPDSYLRAVADAVHAVGGLFVLDCIASGAMWVDMKATGVDVLISAPQKGWSSSPCCAMVMLSERARAAIEGTTSTSFACDLKKWLQIMETYEKGGHAYHATLPTDALTRLRAAMKETQAYGFAKVRAEQEALGGKVRALFESRGLPSVAADGFKAPGVVVSYTTDHEIQSGKKFMAQGLQTAAGVPLQCDEGADFMTFRVGLFGLEKWHQSDRTVGQLAGALDRIGLVERVAADALAG from the coding sequence ATGCCCGGACTGCTGCCCAACGTCGACCCTGATGGTTTGCTTGAATTCTCGGTGGTGTACACCGACCGCGCGCTGAACCACATGTCGCGCAGCTTCCAGGGCGTGATGACAGACATCTCCAGCATCCTGAAGGAGGTGTACAACGCCCCGTCGGCCGTGCTGGTGCCTGGCAGCGGCACCTACGGCATGGAGGCGGTGGCGCGCCAGTTCGCCACCGGCAAGCAGGTGCTGGTCATTCGCAACGGCTGGTTCAGCTACCGCTGGACGCAGATCTTTGACATGGGAAGCATCCCTGCCTCGTCCACCGTTCTCAAGGCCCACCAAACCGGCCCTGGTGCGCAGGCGCCCTGGGCGCCCGCACCGATCGCCGAAGTGCAGGCCACCATTGCAAAAGAAAAACCTGCCGTCGTCTTTGCCCCGCATGTGGAGACCGCTTCCGGCATGATCCTGCCCGACAGCTACCTGCGCGCCGTGGCCGATGCTGTGCACGCCGTGGGCGGCCTGTTCGTGCTCGACTGCATCGCCTCGGGCGCCATGTGGGTCGACATGAAAGCCACGGGCGTGGACGTGCTGATTTCTGCGCCGCAAAAAGGCTGGAGCAGTTCACCCTGCTGCGCCATGGTCATGCTCAGCGAGCGCGCCCGCGCGGCCATTGAAGGCACCACCAGCACCAGCTTTGCCTGCGATTTGAAGAAGTGGCTGCAGATCATGGAGACCTATGAAAAAGGCGGCCACGCCTACCACGCCACCCTGCCTACCGACGCCCTCACACGCCTGCGCGCCGCCATGAAGGAAACCCAAGCCTACGGTTTTGCCAAGGTACGCGCCGAGCAGGAGGCACTGGGCGGCAAAGTGCGCGCACTGTTCGAAAGCCGCGGCCTGCCCAGCGTCGCCGCCGACGGATTCAAGGCGCCCGGCGTGGTGGTCAGCTACACCACCGACCACGAGATCCAGTCCGGCAAAAAGTTCATGGCCCAGGGGCTGCAGACGGCTGCCGGTGTGCCGCTGCAATGTGACGAAGGCGCTGACTTCATGACCTTCCGCGTCGGGCTGTTCGGGCTCGAGAAGTGGCACCAGTCGGATCGCACGGTGGGGCAATTGGCCGGTGCGCTGGATCGGATCGGGCTGGTGGAGCGTGTGGCTGCCGACGCCCTGGCTGGCTGA
- a CDS encoding YciI family protein — MKYLCLAYYNPEKFAALAPGEVEALVSQCPAKDAELKKTGRLVVSASLEGPQAAFALRPRVGKPQVTDGPYAEAKEMVGGFFIIEAADRDEAVRVASLHPAATLGENVGWAIELHPIGFFEQAFNQ, encoded by the coding sequence ATGAAATACCTCTGCCTCGCCTACTACAATCCCGAAAAATTCGCCGCACTGGCCCCTGGCGAGGTCGAGGCCCTGGTGAGCCAGTGCCCAGCCAAAGACGCCGAGCTGAAGAAGACTGGCCGCCTGGTGGTGAGCGCCTCGCTCGAGGGCCCGCAGGCCGCCTTCGCCTTGCGCCCGCGCGTTGGCAAACCTCAAGTGACCGACGGCCCCTATGCCGAGGCCAAAGAAATGGTTGGCGGTTTTTTCATCATTGAGGCGGCTGACCGGGACGAGGCGGTGCGGGTGGCTTCGCTGCATCCGGCGGCCACCTTGGGCGAAAACGTCGGCTGGGCGATCGAGCTGCACCCTATTGGGTTTTTTGAGCAGGCATTTAACCAGTAG